The Desulfuromonadaceae bacterium genome contains the following window.
CAAGGGATAATCTCTGTCATGATCGGCGGCGTGCTGGTTATCGTGGCGATGTTGATATATTACAAGCTTTCCGGGCTGGTGGCCAATGTCGCGCTGATTCTCAATCTGTTCTTTATCCTTGCCTTGCTGAGTATTTTAGGCGCGACGCTGACCCTTCCGGGGATTGCCGGGATCGTTCTCACCGTCGGTATGGCCGTCGATGCCAACGTTCTTATTTTTGAACGGATTCGTGAGGAGGTTCGCGTCGGCAAGACAGCGCGAGCGGCACTTGATGCGGGGTTCAGTAAAGCTTTTCTGACGATTATTGACGCAAACGTTACCACCCTGATTGCGGCTCTGGTTCTGTTTCAATTCGGTACCGGCCCGGTCAAAGGGTTTGCGGTTACGCTTTCGATCGGAATTGTTGCATCGCTGTTTACGGCGATCTTTGTTTCGCGGACGATTTTTGATTATTTCCTTAATCGTCAGCAAATCAAGCAGCTGAGCATTTAAGGAGGATCACCGTGGAATTTATTAAAGCGGACATTAATATTGATTTTGTCGGTAAGCGCAAGCTGGCACTTTTCTTTTCATTAGCGTTGATTACCATCGGACTGATCTCGTTGATTATCAAAGGGGGCCCCGATTACGGCATCGATTTTACTGGCGGAACGTTAGTGCAGATCTCATTTACTGAACAGACCGGCCCGAAGGCGATTAAAGATGCTTTGGCGCAGGTTGAACTTAACGGTCTTGTTGTTCAGCAGTTCGGTGATGATCCGCGTGAGTTTTTACTCCGGGCACAGGAATCGACTACTGCGCTGAAAGGACTTGCCCAGCAGATTGGTGCCGCTTTGGAAAACGCCTACGGCGTAAACACGTTCGAAGTTCGTCGTACCGAGATGGTCGGACCGCAAGTTGGCAAGGAACTGCGCTCGCAGGGGTTGATGGCAATCCTTTACGCCATGATTGGTGTGCTGGCTTATGTCACCTGGCGGTTCGAATTTCGTTTTGCGGTCGGTGCGATTGTCGCACTGTTACATGATGTGCTGATTACTCTTGGTGTTTTTTCGTTGTTTGGCAAGGAAATCGATCTGCCGATCATTGCCGCATTTCTGGCTATTGTTGGTTATTCACTGAACGACACCATCATCGTTTATGATCGCATTCGTGAAAACAGCGGCAAATATTCACGCAAGGACCTTGTCTTCATTATTAATCGGAGTATCAACGAAACACTTTCACGGACCGTTTTGACGTCGGGGACAACGTTGCTGGTGGTGCTGGCGCTCTTTGTTTTTGGCGGCGGGGTCATTCACAACTTTGCCTTCGCCTTGCTGGTCGGTATTATCATCGGAACCTATTCGTCAATCTTTGTTGCCAGCCCGGTTCTGGTTTACTGGGATGAATATCGTAAAGGACGCAAATCAGAAACAGATGCAAGGAGTGCCGCATGAAAAAAGAAACCTGGATTCTGGTCGGTGGTGCTTTGATGATTGGTATTTTGTTGGGGATATTGTTGAGTAAAGGAGGGAAATCATCTCCTGCAACAGTTGCTCAATCCTCGCCACAAGCAGCACCGCTCGTTGATTATCAACGTGACATCGCCATGCTCGAACAAGTTGTTGCCCGCGAGCCGGAAAACCGTAACGCCTGGATTCAATTAGGCAACCTCTATTTCGATTCTGATCAACCAATTAAATCGGTCGAGTCCTATGACAAGGCTTTGGCGATTGATAATCGCGATCCCAACGTGTTAACCGACCAAGGCGTGATGTTTCGTCGACTTGGCTGGTTCGACAAGGCTGTCGAAAACTTCACGAAGGCGGTTGCGATTCAACCCAACCATCTACAGGCTTATTACAATCTCGGCATTGTCTATCGCTATGATCTGCAAAACTTCGATGCCGCCAAAATGGCCTGGGAAAAATACCTGTCGATGAATCCGACCGGTCCCGGTGCTGATCAGGTGCGGGAACAAATGCAATTTCTAACGACTCACCCGCCCGTATCACAAAACAAATAGGCAGTTTTTTTGAGACGGGCCGAGAAATCGGCCCGTCTGAATTTACTCCAATGCGTAAATTTTTTTATCGGCATCTTTTAGTTATCCTGTCTCTGCTGGTTGTGCCCATCCTCACCTCCTGTCTTTTGGCGCGCAACATTTCGGGTGACATCGATGGTCAGCACATTTGGCGGGGGACCGTCTATGTTGATGGTGATGTCGAGCTTTCAGCCGGGTCATCACTGCGTATCCTGCCGGGTACAGAAGTTGTTTTTCTCCCCCCCCGAGCGGGACAGCGCTCTGCACATCCTTTTTTTCATGGCAGTGAGCTGATCGTGCGCGGACGTTTGATCGCTGAAGGCACGGCAAGTGAGCCAATTGTATTTCGCTCCATTGAAAGCAATGCACCCCCCGGTGCCTGGGGGAGCGTGAACCTTACGGAGAGTCCTTACGCCAGTTTTCGCTTCTGCCGTTTTAAGCAGGCTGACAGTGCCATTCACAGTCAGCAGTCGCGCGAGGTTTATATCCGCGAGTCGGTATTCGAAGATAATCTGGTTGCAATTCGTTTTCACTCGACGCCGATCATCATTGAAAACAACCTTATTCAACACAATGGAGCGGGGATTCGCTTCCATTTCGATGCTCCGGTTATCAACCGGAATCTGATTGTCGATAATGAAAAAGGGATCTTTATTACCGCGCATCCGCGTGAATACCTGATAAGAAACAATCACTTTGCACGAAACAATACACACGTGGTCCTTGGTGAAGAAGTTCCCGAGGATGTTGACCTGACCCTCAATTACTGGGATTCACCAGATCTCCCTGCCGCGCTATTCTTTGACAAAAATCGCAGTTCATATCTGGGCACTGTGCAGCTGCTGCCGCTGCTGCCACAGGCCGATCCCTCAACCGGGCCTTCATGGAACAGATAATTGCCAGACGCTGGGTGTTGCGCTCCACTGAACCGGATGTCGAGTGTGTTGTTGCGTTGGGAACAGCGCTCAATGTCATGCCTTTGACCGCCCGGGTCCTCGCTTTACGTGGCATCGTGCAGCCTGATGCCGGACAAAATTTTCTCACTGCCCGTCTTGCTGATCTTCCTGACCCTTATTTGCTCACCGATATGGATGTTGCGGTTTCCCGGTTATCCTCAGCGCTGGAGCGCGGCGAGAAGATAACTGTTCACGGGGATTACGACGTCGATGGCATCACCGCTACGGCACTGTTGGTCGAAAACCTCCGCGCGTGCGGTGCAGATTGCGATTATTTTATCCCGCTGCGTCTTGAGGACGGTTATGGCCTGTCGGCAGCTGCTATCCGCAGAATGGCGACGGCGGGTGTTGCTTTGCTGATTTCGGTTGATTGCGGGATCAGTGCTGTTTCTGAGGCCCATCTCGCTGCCGAACTGGGCCTTGATCTGATCATTACCGATCATCATCAACCCCCGAAAACGCTCCCCCAGGCATGGGCAATCATTGACCCGCACCGTACTGATGACCTGTTCCCGGCCAAGGAGCTTGCCGGGGTCGGGGTCGCGTTCATGTTGTTAGTGGCGTTGCGGCAGCGGCTGCGTGAGCAGGGCTGGTTTGGGTCGTGTCCGGAACCCGACCTGCGCCATAGCCTTGATCTGGTTGCCCTGGGCACGATTGCGGATGTTGCGCCATTGACGGGACTGAATCGTACCTTGATTAAACCGGGGCTGTCCCTATTGGAACACAGCCGTCGGCCAGGAATTACAGCACTAAAATCGGTTGCCGGGGTTAACGTTGTTACCCCCGGAACGGTCGGTTTCCAGCTGGCTCCGCGTCTCAATGCAGCGGGCCGTCTGGAAGATGCTGCATTAGGGGTGGAGTTGCTGTTAAGCGACGATCCGGTGCGTGCCAAGGATTATGCAGAGCAGTTGGATGCGTGTAATCAGGAACGACGCGAAATTGAGCGGCAAACCTGCGAAGAAGCGATTGAACTGGCTGCAAAGTGTGATGAATCGCACCGCTCACTGGTCCTCGCACGAGCAGAGTGGCATCCCGGTGTGATCGGGATTGTGGCCAGTCGCCTGGTTGAACGTTACCACCGTCCGACCATCCTGGTGGCGCTTGAGGGTGATCAGGGGAAAGGCTCGGCGCGTTCAATCCCCGGCTTCAATCTTTACCGCGCTCTTGGCGCATGTGCCGAATATCTGAGTGCATTCGGCGGTCACGCATATGCTGCGGGAATAGCGATTACCCGTGAAAATCTGGCGGCATTTGCGGATGCTTTTGAAGCCGTAGCGAGGGCAGATGTGGATGAGGACGACTATGTGCCAAAGTTGTTCCACGATGGCGAAATTACCTTCGAAGAGATATCCCTGCCACTCATTCACGAGCTGGCGACATTGGCTCCCTATGGTGTTGGCAACCCGGAACCGCTTTTTGTTGCTCGCGCGGTCAATCTGCAACAGATACAGGTGGTCAAAGAGAAACATTTAAAATTCACGGTGCGGCAGGGGGGGTACAGTTTTTCTGCAATCGCCTTTGGTCTGGCGGAAGGATTTGTCGCCGGTGCCGGTGCGCTGGACATCCTTTTTACCCCGTATATCAACCGG
Protein-coding sequences here:
- the recJ gene encoding single-stranded-DNA-specific exonuclease RecJ, giving the protein MEQIIARRWVLRSTEPDVECVVALGTALNVMPLTARVLALRGIVQPDAGQNFLTARLADLPDPYLLTDMDVAVSRLSSALERGEKITVHGDYDVDGITATALLVENLRACGADCDYFIPLRLEDGYGLSAAAIRRMATAGVALLISVDCGISAVSEAHLAAELGLDLIITDHHQPPKTLPQAWAIIDPHRTDDLFPAKELAGVGVAFMLLVALRQRLREQGWFGSCPEPDLRHSLDLVALGTIADVAPLTGLNRTLIKPGLSLLEHSRRPGITALKSVAGVNVVTPGTVGFQLAPRLNAAGRLEDAALGVELLLSDDPVRAKDYAEQLDACNQERREIERQTCEEAIELAAKCDESHRSLVLARAEWHPGVIGIVASRLVERYHRPTILVALEGDQGKGSARSIPGFNLYRALGACAEYLSAFGGHAYAAGIAITRENLAAFADAFEAVARADVDEDDYVPKLFHDGEITFEEISLPLIHELATLAPYGVGNPEPLFVARAVNLQQIQVVKEKHLKFTVRQGGYSFSAIAFGLAEGFVAGAGALDILFTPYINRWRDRVEIQLRVKALQVVT
- a CDS encoding right-handed parallel beta-helix repeat-containing protein yields the protein MRKFFYRHLLVILSLLVVPILTSCLLARNISGDIDGQHIWRGTVYVDGDVELSAGSSLRILPGTEVVFLPPRAGQRSAHPFFHGSELIVRGRLIAEGTASEPIVFRSIESNAPPGAWGSVNLTESPYASFRFCRFKQADSAIHSQQSREVYIRESVFEDNLVAIRFHSTPIIIENNLIQHNGAGIRFHFDAPVINRNLIVDNEKGIFITAHPREYLIRNNHFARNNTHVVLGEEVPEDVDLTLNYWDSPDLPAALFFDKNRSSYLGTVQLLPLLPQADPSTGPSWNR
- a CDS encoding tetratricopeptide repeat protein, with product MKKETWILVGGALMIGILLGILLSKGGKSSPATVAQSSPQAAPLVDYQRDIAMLEQVVAREPENRNAWIQLGNLYFDSDQPIKSVESYDKALAIDNRDPNVLTDQGVMFRRLGWFDKAVENFTKAVAIQPNHLQAYYNLGIVYRYDLQNFDAAKMAWEKYLSMNPTGPGADQVREQMQFLTTHPPVSQNK
- the secF gene encoding protein translocase subunit SecF, coding for MEFIKADINIDFVGKRKLALFFSLALITIGLISLIIKGGPDYGIDFTGGTLVQISFTEQTGPKAIKDALAQVELNGLVVQQFGDDPREFLLRAQESTTALKGLAQQIGAALENAYGVNTFEVRRTEMVGPQVGKELRSQGLMAILYAMIGVLAYVTWRFEFRFAVGAIVALLHDVLITLGVFSLFGKEIDLPIIAAFLAIVGYSLNDTIIVYDRIRENSGKYSRKDLVFIINRSINETLSRTVLTSGTTLLVVLALFVFGGGVIHNFAFALLVGIIIGTYSSIFVASPVLVYWDEYRKGRKSETDARSAA